Proteins found in one Gordonia sp. PDNC005 genomic segment:
- a CDS encoding TIGR03364 family FAD-dependent oxidoreductase yields MSNNECDVLVVGAGIIGLGHALAAADAGNSVIVIDRDRRPVGASVRNFGHICVTGQAGELRDLAVGSRARWLDLATRAGVPVRTEAGLGVARAEDEMAVLAELASTRDSVSPIDASSTREVLGGAGADDVVGGALLLDDLRVDPRTTAPAIAAWLDARDNVEFRWNTSYLGVEEASDGDVRIRTSRDPIRAGRVFVCVGHDLDYTAPAVADEHDVHRCGLSMLQVADPGFRVNAAVLTATSFLRYGAFAETTAVAALATRIDEDRPDLRAADTNIMFTQRPDGTLLIGDSHHLDRTLDPFLDETVADLIVREVETILGVDLTVVGRWQGVYASRPGGPYLTAELAPGVRACSVTTGVGMTVGLELAARHVAGDLV; encoded by the coding sequence GTGAGCAACAACGAATGCGACGTACTCGTCGTCGGAGCGGGCATCATCGGCCTCGGCCACGCACTGGCCGCAGCCGACGCCGGGAACAGCGTCATCGTGATCGATCGCGACCGACGCCCGGTCGGCGCCTCGGTCCGCAACTTCGGGCACATCTGCGTGACCGGGCAAGCAGGCGAACTGCGCGATCTTGCCGTCGGCAGTCGGGCACGCTGGCTGGACCTGGCCACCAGGGCGGGCGTCCCCGTCCGGACGGAGGCCGGTCTCGGCGTGGCCCGCGCAGAGGACGAGATGGCTGTGCTCGCCGAGCTCGCGTCCACACGCGACAGTGTGTCGCCGATCGACGCGAGCTCGACCCGTGAAGTCCTGGGCGGAGCGGGTGCGGACGACGTGGTCGGCGGCGCCCTCCTCCTCGACGACCTCCGGGTGGACCCGCGCACCACGGCGCCTGCCATCGCGGCGTGGCTCGACGCCCGCGACAACGTCGAGTTCCGCTGGAACACTTCGTACCTCGGCGTCGAAGAGGCGTCCGACGGTGACGTCCGCATCCGCACGTCCCGTGACCCGATACGCGCCGGACGGGTGTTCGTGTGTGTGGGACACGACCTCGACTACACCGCACCAGCGGTCGCCGACGAGCACGATGTGCACCGCTGCGGCCTGTCCATGCTGCAGGTGGCCGACCCCGGCTTCCGGGTGAACGCAGCCGTCCTGACTGCGACGTCGTTCCTGCGCTACGGCGCGTTCGCCGAGACGACGGCCGTCGCCGCACTCGCGACACGGATCGACGAGGATCGTCCCGACCTACGCGCTGCCGACACGAACATCATGTTCACCCAGCGACCCGACGGCACGCTCCTCATCGGCGACTCTCACCATCTCGACCGCACCCTCGACCCGTTTCTCGACGAGACGGTCGCCGACCTCATCGTCCGCGAAGTCGAGACGATCCTCGGCGTCGACCTCACGGTCGTCGGCCGTTGGCAGGGCGTATACGCGTCCCGCCCCGGCGGCCCGTACCTGACGGCTGAACTCGCGCCAGGCGTTCGCGCCTGCTCGGTCACCACCGGCGTCGGCATGACAGTCGGTCTCGAACTGGCCGCGCGGCATGTCGCAGGCGACCTCGTCTGA
- a CDS encoding 2-aminoethylphosphonate ABC transporter substrate-binding protein: protein MKRYLKASTIAVATLSLASVAACGGTGGSSDDPNTVTLYSADGLADWYTPQFKAFEAKTGIKVNYVEGGSGEVVSRADKEQSNPQMDVLVTLPPFIQQADKKGVIGETRPAGEDKLPATAKAANGHYVSLANNYFTMIRGTAVDPKPESWNDLLDPRFKQRLQYSTPGQAGDGTALLLLVQHVFGEQQGLDFLAKLQANNVGPSASTGKLGPKVSTGELSVANSDVQMALAAIANDKMAYETFAPTGPDGKRTTVALPYFMGKAAKAPHADNAQKLIDFLMSVDAQKSLATDAFGISARTDVNATGPNVDAITRALAGVDVWSPDWTDVNNRFDALVDAYNKATGQ from the coding sequence ATGAAGCGATACCTGAAGGCCTCGACCATCGCGGTCGCCACACTCTCCCTCGCATCTGTCGCGGCCTGCGGCGGCACCGGCGGCAGCTCGGACGATCCGAACACCGTCACCCTGTACAGCGCCGATGGACTCGCCGACTGGTACACCCCGCAGTTCAAGGCGTTCGAAGCAAAGACCGGCATCAAGGTCAACTACGTCGAGGGCGGGTCGGGTGAGGTGGTCTCCCGCGCCGACAAAGAGCAGTCGAATCCGCAGATGGATGTCCTGGTGACACTCCCCCCGTTCATCCAGCAGGCTGACAAGAAGGGTGTCATCGGCGAGACCAGGCCCGCGGGTGAGGACAAGCTGCCCGCCACGGCCAAGGCCGCCAACGGTCACTACGTGTCACTGGCGAACAACTACTTCACCATGATCCGCGGCACCGCCGTCGACCCGAAGCCCGAGTCGTGGAACGACCTCCTCGATCCGCGTTTCAAGCAGCGCCTCCAGTACTCGACGCCCGGCCAGGCAGGCGACGGCACTGCCCTGCTCCTCCTCGTCCAGCACGTGTTCGGCGAGCAGCAGGGCTTGGACTTCCTCGCGAAGCTCCAGGCCAACAACGTCGGCCCGTCGGCGTCCACCGGCAAACTCGGCCCGAAGGTGAGCACAGGCGAGCTCTCGGTCGCCAACAGCGATGTTCAGATGGCCCTCGCGGCGATCGCCAACGACAAGATGGCCTATGAGACGTTCGCACCCACGGGGCCGGACGGCAAGCGCACCACAGTCGCTCTCCCGTACTTCATGGGCAAGGCAGCGAAGGCGCCGCACGCGGACAACGCACAGAAGCTCATCGACTTCCTGATGTCGGTCGACGCCCAGAAGTCACTCGCAACCGACGCGTTCGGCATCTCGGCACGCACCGACGTCAACGCCACCGGCCCGAACGTCGACGCCATCACCAGGGCCCTCGCAGGCGTCGACGTCTGGTCCCCGGACTGGACCGACGTGAACAACCGCTTCGACGCACTGGTCGACGCCTACAACAAGGCGACCGGGCAGTGA
- a CDS encoding ABC transporter ATP-binding protein gives METGRARRTAASTEPGHAATGVVPAVRMSSVSVAYGKTVALQDCSFEVARGETLALLGPSGSGKSTALKAIAGFENVVSGRVEIDGRDVTALPPSARGVGFVVQQYALFPHMTVRKNVAFGLQARRTPRAEIKPRVDEVLRMVGMFSYVDRLPRELSGGQQQRVAIARALAGRPDLLLLDEPLSALDTRLRQDMLIELQQLRRDLPDVAIVHVTHDQAEALALADRIALMRNARLESIDTADRLFHRPPSEFAATFLGGADILPVRATTDIAAGEIGVLDHGGLPVRARSVDGVSADRHVALAVRPWAWRFTSVPPENGFEVEVDDVQWRGPTRHVRVRIVATDQRLGVDVPVLDRAPEPGERLFVDVAPHDVHMVPADKSA, from the coding sequence ATGGAGACCGGACGCGCACGCAGGACCGCAGCGAGCACCGAACCGGGTCATGCGGCGACGGGTGTGGTTCCCGCCGTCCGAATGAGTTCCGTGTCCGTCGCCTACGGGAAGACGGTCGCACTGCAGGACTGCTCGTTCGAGGTCGCGCGAGGCGAGACGCTCGCTCTCCTCGGCCCATCGGGTTCGGGGAAGTCGACGGCGCTCAAGGCGATCGCCGGGTTCGAGAACGTCGTATCCGGACGTGTCGAGATCGACGGTAGGGACGTGACAGCGCTCCCGCCGTCGGCCCGCGGTGTGGGATTCGTCGTCCAGCAGTACGCGCTGTTCCCGCACATGACGGTCCGGAAGAACGTCGCGTTCGGTCTCCAAGCTCGGCGCACCCCGCGCGCCGAGATCAAACCGCGGGTGGACGAAGTCCTCCGCATGGTCGGCATGTTCTCCTACGTCGACCGTCTCCCCCGAGAACTGTCCGGCGGTCAGCAGCAGCGCGTCGCGATCGCGAGGGCCCTCGCCGGACGGCCCGACCTGCTTCTGCTCGACGAGCCGCTGTCGGCCCTGGACACCCGTCTTCGCCAGGACATGCTCATCGAGTTGCAGCAACTGCGACGCGATCTGCCCGATGTGGCGATCGTGCACGTCACCCACGATCAGGCGGAGGCACTCGCTCTCGCCGACCGGATCGCCCTGATGCGCAATGCGCGGCTCGAGTCGATCGACACCGCCGACCGTCTCTTCCATCGGCCGCCGAGCGAGTTCGCGGCGACGTTCCTCGGTGGCGCCGACATCCTCCCGGTGCGCGCGACCACGGACATCGCCGCAGGCGAGATCGGTGTTCTCGACCACGGAGGTCTGCCCGTGCGCGCCCGCAGTGTCGACGGCGTGTCCGCCGACCGCCACGTCGCGCTCGCCGTCCGCCCGTGGGCCTGGCGCTTCACCAGTGTGCCGCCGGAGAACGGATTCGAAGTCGAGGTCGACGACGTCCAGTGGCGGGGACCCACCCGACACGTCCGTGTCCGGATCGTGGCGACCGATCAGCGGCTCGGCGTCGACGTGCCGGTTCTCGACCGTGCTCCAGAACCCGGTGAACGACTGTTCGTCGATGTTGCGCCACACGACGTCCACATGGTCCCGGCGGACAAGAGCGCATGA